A single window of Leeuwenhoekiella sp. MAR_2009_132 DNA harbors:
- the lepB gene encoding signal peptidase I, producing MTMMQWFIFFLAVQVIHFLGTWKLYKKAGRQPWEAIVPVYNAVILMKIIGRPWWWSILLFIPIVNLIMFPVIWVETARSFGKNTTTDTALVIVTLGFYLYYLNYVAPVTYKTERSLVPKSASGEWTSSILFAVVAATIVHTYVMQPFTIPTGSLERTLLIGDFLFVSKFHYGARTPMTTVSFPMVHDTIPGLGIKSYLDKPQLPYFRLPGFQKIERSDIVVFSWPVDTVNRFYGLDDGKYYQKPIDKKSNYVKRAVGIPGDSLKVVDGKVYVNNKPLELPDRAQLQYSYQGLSKGSGFNAKNLYDSYKITNLQFFNSTQFATQSITDENAERFRNHPNVASLEKIIAPADQKDPSIFPKGTASLGNRDQISTLYIPKKGTSTPITTENIPLYKRLIEVYEGIEMGHPQTITISGNQVLLDNQPLTEYTFKQDYYWMMGDNRHNSEDSRFWGFVPENHVVGKPVFIWFSWDSNGNGIMEKIRFDRLFTTVGGNGKPVSYFLYFVIALVAYIVISKIVKNRKLKS from the coding sequence ATGACTATGATGCAGTGGTTTATATTTTTTCTGGCTGTTCAGGTAATTCATTTTTTGGGCACCTGGAAACTTTACAAAAAGGCAGGACGCCAACCCTGGGAAGCAATCGTTCCGGTTTATAACGCGGTAATTTTGATGAAAATAATTGGTCGCCCCTGGTGGTGGTCGATTTTACTTTTTATACCCATTGTAAACCTGATAATGTTTCCGGTTATCTGGGTAGAAACCGCACGCAGCTTTGGCAAAAATACAACTACAGATACCGCTCTGGTTATCGTAACCTTAGGGTTTTACCTGTATTATCTTAATTATGTTGCGCCGGTAACTTACAAGACTGAGCGATCGCTCGTACCTAAAAGTGCTTCTGGTGAATGGACGAGTTCTATACTTTTTGCTGTAGTTGCTGCTACCATAGTTCATACTTATGTAATGCAACCTTTTACGATACCTACAGGTTCGCTAGAACGCACTCTTCTCATAGGTGACTTTCTGTTTGTTAGCAAATTTCATTATGGTGCCAGAACTCCTATGACTACTGTGAGTTTTCCTATGGTACACGACACAATTCCCGGTCTTGGTATAAAATCCTATTTAGATAAACCACAACTCCCCTATTTTAGATTGCCCGGTTTTCAGAAAATAGAGCGTAGTGATATTGTTGTTTTTAGTTGGCCTGTAGATACTGTAAACCGTTTTTATGGCTTAGATGATGGTAAATACTATCAAAAACCGATAGATAAAAAATCAAACTACGTTAAGCGTGCGGTGGGTATTCCCGGCGATAGCCTTAAAGTTGTAGATGGAAAGGTTTATGTTAACAATAAACCTCTCGAATTACCAGATCGTGCCCAACTGCAATACAGTTATCAAGGTCTATCAAAAGGAAGTGGATTTAATGCTAAAAACCTGTATGATAGTTATAAGATAACAAACCTTCAGTTTTTTAATAGTACACAATTTGCTACTCAATCTATAACCGATGAGAATGCAGAACGCTTTAGAAATCATCCCAATGTAGCTTCTTTAGAAAAGATCATCGCTCCGGCAGATCAAAAAGATCCTTCTATTTTTCCTAAAGGAACTGCAAGTTTAGGAAACCGCGACCAAATTTCTACGCTATATATTCCGAAGAAAGGAACATCAACTCCTATTACCACAGAGAACATCCCACTCTACAAACGCTTAATCGAAGTGTATGAAGGTATTGAAATGGGGCACCCTCAGACTATAACCATTTCTGGAAATCAGGTACTATTAGACAATCAACCTTTAACGGAGTATACGTTTAAACAGGATTATTACTGGATGATGGGTGATAACCGTCATAATAGTGAAGACAGCAGGTTCTGGGGTTTTGTACCTGAAAACCACGTTGTAGGAAAGCCGGTATTCATTTGGTTTAGTTGGGATAGCAATGGTAACGGTATAATGGAAAAAATACGTTTTGACCGCCTATTTACAACTGTAGGTGGTAATGGTAAACCGGTATCCTATTTCCTATATTTTGTTATCGCTCTGGTAGCATACATCGTTATTTCAAAAATTGTAAAGAATAGGAAGTTAAAATCATAA
- the dapB gene encoding 4-hydroxy-tetrahydrodipicolinate reductase, which translates to MKIALLGYGRMGKTIEKLAIERGHTIVAKIDQNDSYDFNAADVAIDFSVPDAAVANISSAIKSGVPVVSGTTGWLDNYSEMVALCEKENGAFIYASNFSVGVNIFFELNKKLAKMMKTLKDYQVSMTEVHHIHKLDAPSGTAITLAEGIIKETDNTDWILDAEEEHKITIKALREGEVPGTHTITYKSQVDELVIEHKAHNRHGFALGAIIAAEWLKDKKGVHTMKDVLNLSE; encoded by the coding sequence ATGAAAATTGCCCTTCTTGGTTACGGCCGCATGGGAAAAACCATAGAAAAACTAGCCATTGAACGTGGTCACACAATTGTTGCTAAAATAGACCAAAATGACAGCTATGATTTTAATGCTGCAGACGTTGCCATTGATTTTAGTGTTCCTGACGCTGCCGTAGCAAACATAAGTTCTGCAATTAAATCTGGTGTTCCCGTTGTTTCAGGTACTACCGGCTGGTTAGATAATTATTCTGAAATGGTTGCACTTTGCGAAAAAGAAAACGGAGCCTTTATCTATGCTTCTAATTTTAGTGTAGGTGTAAACATCTTTTTTGAGCTGAATAAAAAATTAGCTAAAATGATGAAAACACTTAAAGATTACCAGGTAAGTATGACTGAAGTGCATCATATACACAAGTTAGATGCACCCAGCGGTACTGCAATCACACTTGCCGAGGGTATTATCAAGGAAACAGATAATACTGACTGGATTCTAGATGCCGAAGAAGAACATAAAATAACCATTAAAGCCTTACGTGAAGGAGAAGTACCCGGCACGCACACGATTACCTACAAAAGCCAGGTAGACGAACTTGTGATAGAACACAAAGCACATAACCGTCATGGTTTTGCTTTAGGAGCAATCATAGCAGCAGAATGGTTAAAAGATAAAAAAGGTGTACATACCATGAAAGATGTTTTAAATCTTTCTGAATAA
- a CDS encoding DUF5683 domain-containing protein has protein sequence MHNKPVLILFLFLYSFGFAQTVEEKDEPEITAQEIDPVFEEYDPLRPAKAAFYSGILPGLGQAYNGDYWKIPLVYGAVGTGVGIAIYNHDLFQQYRTAYKDRIAGRIDEFTVIDENGNATQIFTEDQLISAQDFYRRNKELSILITAGIYVLQIIEANVDSHLSQYEVEDRLSFTPFLQRSDFDFSNTVGMRITYTF, from the coding sequence GTGCACAATAAACCTGTCCTAATTTTATTTCTATTCCTCTACAGCTTTGGTTTTGCTCAAACTGTAGAAGAAAAAGATGAACCCGAAATTACAGCTCAGGAAATAGATCCTGTATTTGAAGAATATGACCCCTTAAGACCAGCTAAAGCAGCTTTTTATTCGGGTATTTTACCAGGTTTGGGTCAGGCGTACAACGGTGATTACTGGAAAATACCACTAGTTTACGGCGCTGTAGGTACCGGTGTAGGTATTGCAATTTACAATCACGACCTTTTTCAGCAATACAGAACGGCTTACAAAGATCGAATTGCAGGACGCATTGATGAGTTTACGGTTATTGATGAAAATGGTAATGCCACACAAATTTTTACCGAAGATCAACTTATAAGTGCTCAGGATTTCTACAGAAGAAATAAAGAGCTTTCTATACTAATTACTGCGGGTATTTATGTTCTGCAGATTATTGAAGCAAACGTAGATTCGCATCTTTCTCAATATGAGGTTGAAGACCGTCTCAGTTTTACCCCATTTTTACAGCGCAGTGATTTTGACTTTTCAAATACCGTAGGTATGCGCATAACTTATACATTTTAA
- a CDS encoding ParB/RepB/Spo0J family partition protein, producing the protein MAKAVKKQALGRGLSALLKDPDNDIKTAGDKGADKVVGNIVELELEQIEVNPFQPRSSFNEDALKELASSIRELGVIQPITVRKISFGQYQLVSGERRFRASKLVGLETIPAYIRIANDQESLEMALVENIQREDLDPIEIALSYQRLIEEINLTQEQMSDRVGKNRSTIANYLRLLKLDPIIQTGMRDGFLSMGHGRALINIESTSDQLDIYEKIIENALSVRATESLVKNYKEGKGKATPVKTSVPEFIKEGKEQFASYFGAKVDVKVAQKGNGKLIIPFSSQEDFERLKKLISGAQ; encoded by the coding sequence ATGGCTAAAGCAGTAAAAAAACAAGCATTAGGTCGCGGTCTTTCTGCATTGCTTAAAGATCCTGACAATGATATAAAGACTGCCGGAGATAAAGGAGCAGATAAAGTTGTAGGGAATATTGTAGAATTAGAACTGGAGCAAATTGAGGTTAACCCCTTTCAGCCCAGAAGTAGTTTTAATGAAGATGCATTAAAAGAGTTAGCCTCTTCTATACGTGAGCTAGGCGTAATACAACCCATAACTGTACGTAAAATAAGTTTTGGTCAATATCAACTGGTATCTGGTGAACGTCGATTTAGAGCTTCAAAATTAGTAGGCTTAGAGACCATTCCTGCATATATACGTATTGCAAATGATCAGGAATCATTAGAGATGGCTCTTGTTGAAAATATTCAGCGAGAAGATCTTGACCCTATCGAAATTGCATTATCCTATCAGCGTTTAATTGAAGAGATTAACCTTACGCAAGAGCAAATGAGCGATCGCGTAGGTAAAAACAGATCTACCATTGCCAATTACCTGCGTCTATTAAAATTAGATCCTATTATTCAAACAGGAATGCGCGATGGGTTTCTCTCTATGGGCCACGGAAGAGCATTAATAAATATTGAAAGTACCTCAGATCAACTTGATATTTACGAGAAGATTATTGAAAATGCACTGTCTGTACGTGCTACTGAAAGTTTAGTAAAAAACTACAAAGAGGGTAAAGGAAAAGCAACACCTGTAAAAACTAGTGTTCCAGAATTTATTAAAGAAGGAAAAGAGCAGTTTGCATCCTATTTTGGCGCTAAAGTAGATGTAAAAGTTGCACAAAAGGGCAATGGAAAACTTATTATTCCGTTTTCATCACAAGAAGACTTTGAGCGATTAAAAAAACTAATTTCCGGTGCACAATAA
- a CDS encoding ParA family protein produces the protein MGKIIAVANQKGGVGKTTTSVNLAASLGVLDKKVLLIDADPQANATSGLGLDVESIELGTYQLLEHSSPAEDAIMKTESPNLDIIPAHIDLVAIEIELVDMEEREYMMRKAIRHLKDSYDYVIIDCAPSLGLLTLNALTAADSVIIPIQCEYFALEGLGKLLNTIKSVQKIHNSALDIEGLLLTMFDSRLRLSNQVVEEVQKHFDEMVFDTIIQRNVRLSEAPSYGESIINYDAGSKGAANYLSLAQEIITKNDA, from the coding sequence ATGGGTAAAATAATAGCTGTTGCTAATCAAAAAGGAGGTGTAGGAAAAACAACTACATCGGTAAACCTTGCCGCATCCCTGGGTGTTTTAGATAAGAAAGTACTTCTCATTGATGCAGATCCTCAGGCAAATGCTACTTCGGGATTAGGGCTTGATGTAGAAAGTATTGAACTAGGTACTTATCAATTATTAGAGCATTCCAGCCCTGCTGAAGATGCTATAATGAAGACAGAATCTCCCAATCTCGACATCATACCAGCTCATATAGATTTGGTCGCTATAGAAATAGAACTGGTAGATATGGAAGAACGCGAGTATATGATGCGCAAAGCCATACGTCATCTTAAAGACAGTTATGATTATGTTATAATAGACTGTGCTCCTTCTCTAGGTTTATTAACCTTAAATGCACTTACCGCAGCAGATTCTGTCATAATACCTATACAGTGTGAATATTTTGCGCTAGAAGGTTTAGGAAAACTATTAAACACGATAAAAAGTGTTCAAAAAATACATAATTCGGCTTTAGATATTGAAGGTCTTTTATTGACGATGTTTGATTCTCGACTGCGACTATCTAATCAAGTTGTTGAGGAGGTTCAGAAGCATTTTGACGAGATGGTTTTTGACACCATTATACAACGTAATGTGCGATTAAGTGAAGCTCCTAGTTATGGCGAAAGCATTATTAATTATGATGCAGGCAGTAAAGGTGCGGCAAATTACTTAAGTTTAGCCCAGGAGATAATCACAAAAAATGACGCATAA
- a CDS encoding SDR family oxidoreductase — protein MSYTDKMLRDDALKGKTVVVTGGGSGLGKSMTKYFLELGANVAISSRDLDKLKTTASALEEETGGNCFAVQCDVRDYEQVEAMRDAVVEKFGSVDVLLNNAAGNFISPTERLSANAFDVVIDIVLKGSKNCTLAFGKHWIDAGEKNKTILNIVTTYAWTGSSYVVPSATAKAGVLAMTRSLAVEWAKYGIRSNAIAPGPFPTKGAWERLLPGDLAEKFDLSKKVPLRRVGNHQELANLAAYLVSDFSAYVNGEVVTIDGGEWLEGAGQFNLLKDIPEELWDQLEAAVRAKRKS, from the coding sequence ATGAGCTATACCGATAAAATGTTGCGCGACGATGCGCTTAAAGGAAAAACAGTAGTAGTTACAGGCGGCGGAAGCGGTTTGGGTAAATCTATGACTAAATATTTTCTTGAATTAGGTGCCAACGTAGCTATTAGTTCGCGTGACCTTGATAAATTAAAAACTACAGCTTCAGCACTAGAAGAAGAAACCGGCGGAAACTGCTTTGCAGTGCAATGTGATGTACGTGATTATGAGCAGGTAGAAGCAATGCGCGATGCTGTTGTTGAGAAATTTGGTAGTGTAGATGTTTTACTCAATAATGCAGCAGGAAACTTTATCTCTCCAACAGAGCGGCTTTCGGCAAATGCTTTTGATGTAGTAATTGATATTGTTTTAAAAGGAAGCAAAAACTGCACGCTTGCCTTCGGAAAACATTGGATTGATGCTGGCGAAAAAAACAAAACTATTTTAAACATAGTAACAACCTACGCTTGGACGGGTTCTTCATACGTTGTACCCAGTGCAACAGCAAAAGCCGGAGTACTGGCAATGACGCGGTCTCTGGCTGTAGAATGGGCTAAATACGGCATACGTTCTAATGCCATTGCACCGGGACCATTTCCTACTAAAGGTGCCTGGGAACGTTTATTGCCCGGTGATCTGGCCGAAAAATTTGATCTTTCTAAAAAAGTACCCTTGCGCCGCGTAGGTAATCATCAGGAATTGGCAAATCTGGCAGCTTACTTAGTTTCAGACTTTTCTGCTTATGTAAATGGTGAAGTTGTAACTATTGATGGTGGTGAGTGGCTTGAAGGCGCAGGACAATTCAATTTATTAAAAGACATCCCTGAAGAGCTTTGGGACCAACTTGAAGCTGCTGTAAGAGCAAAACGTAAAAGTTAG
- the scpA gene encoding methylmalonyl-CoA mutase, with amino-acid sequence MSRKNLQHLKLKTDHKTISVTAESNVTAEEIHIKKRYTSNDISDLKHLDFAAGIPPFLRGPYSTMYVRKPWTIRQYAGFSTAEESNAFYRRNLKAGQKGLSVAFDLATHRGYDSDHERVEGDVGKAGVAIDTVEDMKILFDQIPLDKMSVSMTMNGAVLPIMAFYIVAAEEQGIKPEQLQGTIQNDILKEFMVRNTYIYPPTPSMRIISDIFEYASAKMPKFNTISISGYHMQEAGATADIELAYTLADGLEYLKTGLAAGMTIDSFAPRLSFFWGIGMNHFMEIAKMRAARMLWAKIVKQFNPKNEKSLSLRTHCQTSGWSLTEQDPFNNVARTTIEAAAAVFGGTQSLHTNALDEAIALPTDFSARIARNTQIYLQKETEITRTVDPWAGSYYVESLTHEIAEKAWKLIEEVEALGGMTKAIEKGIPKLRIEEAAARKQARIDSGRDVIVGINKYQLETEDDIVTLEVDNDAVRKSQLERLAQVKEDRNTQLVTQALAALTESAEKGSGNLLNLAVEAARNRATLGEISTALESVFGRYKAEIKSFTGVYSKEVKKDPAFAKARELANRFAELEGRRPRIMIAKMGQDGHDRGAKVVATGYADVGFDVDIGPLFQTPKEAAKQAVENDVHILGISSLAAGHKTLVPQVIQELKRLDREDIMVIVGGVIPRKDYQFLFDAGAVAIFGPGSKISEAAISILEVLMQSFED; translated from the coding sequence ATGAGTAGAAAAAACCTTCAACATCTTAAACTAAAAACAGACCATAAAACCATATCTGTTACTGCAGAATCAAATGTTACTGCAGAAGAAATACACATTAAAAAGCGCTATACTTCTAACGACATTAGTGATTTAAAGCATCTTGATTTTGCTGCAGGAATACCACCTTTTTTACGGGGCCCTTACAGCACCATGTATGTGCGTAAACCGTGGACAATTAGACAATATGCAGGATTCTCTACTGCCGAAGAAAGCAATGCCTTTTATAGACGTAATTTAAAGGCCGGTCAAAAAGGACTTTCGGTGGCTTTTGACCTTGCTACACATCGTGGTTATGATAGTGATCACGAGCGTGTAGAAGGTGATGTAGGTAAGGCCGGTGTAGCTATTGATACGGTTGAAGATATGAAGATTCTCTTCGATCAGATTCCGTTAGATAAAATGAGCGTATCGATGACGATGAACGGTGCGGTGCTACCTATAATGGCGTTTTACATTGTTGCCGCAGAAGAGCAGGGCATTAAACCCGAACAACTTCAAGGCACCATACAAAATGATATTTTAAAGGAGTTTATGGTTAGAAATACCTACATCTACCCACCTACTCCTTCAATGCGTATCATTTCAGATATTTTTGAATATGCTTCGGCAAAAATGCCCAAATTTAATACGATTTCTATTTCGGGTTACCACATGCAGGAAGCCGGTGCTACCGCAGATATTGAACTGGCCTATACGCTTGCAGACGGTCTCGAATATTTAAAAACTGGCTTAGCTGCGGGAATGACTATAGACAGTTTTGCACCTCGCTTATCCTTCTTTTGGGGTATTGGGATGAATCACTTTATGGAAATTGCAAAAATGCGTGCTGCCCGAATGCTTTGGGCAAAAATCGTGAAGCAATTCAATCCTAAAAATGAAAAATCTCTTTCGCTACGTACCCACTGCCAAACTAGTGGATGGAGTTTAACCGAACAGGACCCATTTAATAATGTTGCGCGCACGACAATTGAAGCTGCTGCCGCTGTTTTTGGCGGTACTCAAAGTTTACATACAAATGCACTAGATGAGGCGATCGCATTACCTACAGATTTTTCTGCACGTATTGCACGTAATACACAAATCTATCTACAAAAAGAAACCGAAATCACCCGCACCGTAGACCCTTGGGCCGGTAGTTATTATGTAGAATCACTGACACATGAAATAGCAGAAAAAGCCTGGAAACTTATTGAAGAGGTTGAAGCACTGGGCGGAATGACTAAAGCAATAGAAAAAGGAATACCAAAATTACGAATTGAAGAAGCTGCAGCACGCAAACAAGCGCGCATAGATAGTGGTCGTGATGTAATTGTGGGAATTAATAAATACCAACTCGAGACTGAAGATGATATTGTCACTCTTGAAGTAGATAACGATGCCGTGCGTAAATCACAACTAGAACGTCTGGCTCAGGTAAAAGAAGATCGGAATACACAATTAGTTACTCAGGCTTTAGCAGCTTTAACTGAATCTGCAGAAAAAGGAAGCGGTAATTTATTAAATTTAGCCGTAGAGGCTGCTCGTAACAGAGCGACTTTAGGTGAAATTTCGACAGCCTTAGAATCGGTATTTGGGAGATATAAAGCAGAAATAAAATCATTTACAGGCGTGTATAGTAAAGAAGTTAAAAAGGACCCTGCTTTTGCAAAAGCCCGTGAACTCGCAAATCGTTTTGCCGAATTAGAGGGAAGACGCCCGCGTATTATGATTGCAAAAATGGGTCAGGATGGTCACGATCGTGGTGCTAAAGTGGTTGCAACCGGCTATGCAGATGTAGGTTTTGACGTTGATATTGGTCCTTTATTCCAAACACCAAAAGAAGCAGCAAAACAAGCTGTAGAAAATGATGTACATATTCTGGGCATAAGTTCGCTCGCGGCAGGTCATAAAACATTAGTGCCGCAAGTAATTCAGGAATTAAAGCGATTAGATCGTGAAGATATTATGGTCATTGTAGGTGGTGTTATTCCGCGGAAAGATTATCAATTTTTATTTGATGCCGGTGCTGTAGCTATTTTTGGTCCCGGCTCAAAAATAAGTGAAGCCGCCATTTCTATCTTAGAAGTTTTGATGCAAAGTTTTGAAGACTAA
- a CDS encoding methylmalonyl-CoA mutase subunit beta, whose product MDNALFSEFNPVTAKAFKQKIQYDLAGADYNETLLWSSPEGIHIKPFYHREDLNSLSIPGHPTSWSIAEEIYIKKPETAALKVLELLSKGVEAFQFKADHKFNIDQLLENLPQQNLNLYFIFSFLDVSFFTALSEKTQDKGFTCFLNIDIIGNLAANGNWFSDLKQDRYQLKELLLNAKNDKVVGIDSSVYHNAGATIVQELAYILAQTNEYFNHYGDLLQSQRFTFRVAIGSNYFFEIAKIRALRLLYATLASEYGLPETCHIIAKPALRNKVLYDYNTNMLRTTTECMSAVLGGADSICNLAYDAIYHKTNDFGQRIARNQLLLLKHESYFDLVSNPADGTYYIENLTQQFAEQALSLFKDIEAGGGFVTQLIEGKIQKKIKTSAAKEQEAFDKGEKLLVGTNTYQNPDDRMKHDLDLYPFLKMNPRKTLIEPVITKRLAEEVEQKRLKDE is encoded by the coding sequence ATGGATAACGCTTTATTTTCAGAATTTAATCCGGTTACGGCTAAAGCCTTTAAACAGAAAATACAATATGATCTGGCTGGTGCAGATTATAATGAAACGCTGTTGTGGTCAAGTCCAGAAGGGATACATATTAAACCCTTTTACCACCGTGAAGATTTGAATTCCTTATCGATTCCCGGTCATCCTACAAGCTGGTCTATTGCAGAAGAAATTTACATTAAGAAGCCAGAAACTGCAGCTCTTAAGGTACTAGAACTGCTTTCAAAAGGAGTTGAAGCGTTTCAGTTTAAGGCAGATCATAAGTTCAACATTGATCAATTACTAGAAAATCTTCCGCAGCAAAACCTGAACCTCTATTTTATTTTTTCTTTTTTAGATGTTTCTTTTTTTACAGCACTTTCAGAAAAAACCCAAGATAAAGGATTTACTTGTTTTCTAAATATTGATATTATAGGAAATCTCGCTGCTAATGGCAATTGGTTTTCAGATTTAAAACAAGATCGCTACCAGCTTAAAGAACTTCTTTTAAACGCAAAAAACGATAAAGTTGTAGGTATAGATTCTTCTGTATACCATAACGCCGGGGCTACTATTGTTCAGGAATTGGCTTATATTCTTGCCCAAACAAATGAGTACTTTAATCATTATGGAGATTTATTACAAAGTCAACGCTTCACATTTAGAGTTGCAATAGGTTCTAATTATTTCTTTGAGATTGCAAAAATAAGAGCGCTACGCTTGCTTTATGCAACACTGGCAAGCGAATATGGTTTACCCGAAACCTGTCACATTATTGCTAAACCGGCATTACGTAATAAGGTTTTGTATGATTATAATACCAATATGTTACGCACAACCACCGAATGTATGAGTGCCGTTTTGGGAGGTGCAGACAGTATTTGCAATCTCGCTTACGATGCGATTTACCATAAAACTAATGATTTTGGGCAGCGTATTGCACGCAATCAATTATTGCTCCTAAAGCACGAGAGTTATTTTGACCTGGTCTCAAATCCTGCAGACGGTACTTATTATATAGAAAATCTCACGCAGCAATTTGCTGAACAAGCCTTAAGTCTATTTAAAGATATTGAAGCCGGTGGTGGTTTTGTAACCCAGTTAATAGAAGGAAAAATTCAGAAAAAGATAAAAACTTCTGCAGCTAAAGAGCAAGAAGCTTTTGATAAAGGCGAAAAACTTTTAGTAGGTACAAATACGTACCAAAACCCTGATGATCGTATGAAGCACGATCTTGATCTTTATCCTTTTCTAAAAATGAACCCGCGTAAAACATTAATTGAACCGGTTATTACAAAACGTCTTGCAGAAGAAGTTGAGCAAAAACGATTAAAGGATGAGTAG
- a CDS encoding FtsB family cell division protein: MGNKYVLILLIFTIWMVFFDTNSWFIHKELNDEIDKLEGNRAYFKQEIKNDREQINKLKDSEELERFAREEYYMKKDKEEIFIIEYEDSLKTEENDG, from the coding sequence TTGGGAAACAAATACGTGCTTATTTTATTGATTTTTACAATCTGGATGGTGTTTTTTGACACCAATTCATGGTTTATTCATAAAGAATTAAATGATGAGATAGATAAGCTTGAGGGCAACCGCGCCTATTTTAAACAAGAAATAAAAAATGATCGCGAGCAAATTAACAAACTCAAAGACAGCGAAGAACTTGAGCGATTTGCGCGTGAAGAATATTATATGAAAAAAGATAAGGAAGAGATTTTTATCATTGAATATGAAGACAGCCTAAAAACAGAAGAGAACGATGGATAA
- the udk gene encoding uridine kinase, giving the protein MLIIGIAGGTGSGKTTVVNQIVQELPEGEVTVISQDSYYRDTSHLSYDERVKINFDHPKSIDFELLCQHLEQLKQGETIEQPVYSFVKHNRTSDKVITHPRKVVIVEGILILTHPEIRDLFDIKIYVHADSDERLIRRLKRDIAERGRDLEEVLTRYQTTLKPMHQQFIEPTKEYADIIIPYNRYNNVAIDIVRSIINQRLV; this is encoded by the coding sequence ATGCTTATTATAGGAATAGCCGGCGGTACCGGTAGCGGTAAAACAACCGTGGTAAATCAAATTGTTCAGGAACTACCGGAAGGCGAGGTAACCGTAATCTCTCAGGATTCGTATTATAGAGATACGTCTCATTTAAGCTATGATGAGCGTGTAAAAATAAATTTTGACCACCCTAAGTCTATTGATTTTGAATTGCTATGTCAGCATCTTGAACAGTTGAAACAAGGTGAAACAATAGAACAACCTGTTTATTCTTTTGTAAAACATAATCGTACCAGTGACAAGGTTATCACACACCCGCGTAAAGTAGTTATCGTAGAAGGTATTCTTATACTTACCCACCCCGAAATACGCGACCTTTTTGATATAAAAATATATGTTCACGCAGACTCAGATGAGCGATTAATACGTCGTTTAAAGCGTGATATTGCTGAGCGTGGCAGAGATTTAGAAGAAGTGCTTACCCGTTATCAGACTACATTAAAACCTATGCATCAGCAATTTATAGAACCTACTAAAGAGTATGCAGATATTATCATACCTTATAACCGATACAACAACGTGGCGATAGATATCGTTCGCAGTATTATAAATCAACGATTGGTTTAA
- a CDS encoding YeeE/YedE family protein: MNWIYNPWPWYVAGPLIALTMFILLYAGKQFGMSSNLRTLCSATGAGKASDFFKFNWKNEKWNLTVMVGAVLGGFLASQFMSNNTVELAPDVITTLKGYGINSAGEAYLPTEIFSLEALSNPVNWFILIIGGFLVGFGARYAGGCTSGHAISGLSNLQLPSLIAVIGFFTGGLIMIHFIYPLIFA, from the coding sequence ATGAATTGGATTTATAATCCCTGGCCCTGGTATGTTGCCGGCCCTTTAATCGCCCTTACAATGTTTATACTTCTTTATGCAGGTAAACAATTTGGGATGTCTTCAAATCTTAGAACCTTATGTTCTGCTACAGGTGCAGGTAAAGCATCAGACTTTTTTAAGTTTAATTGGAAAAATGAAAAATGGAATCTTACCGTAATGGTAGGTGCTGTTCTAGGTGGCTTTCTTGCTTCACAATTTATGTCTAACAACACGGTTGAACTTGCTCCAGATGTTATCACTACTTTAAAGGGATACGGGATCAACAGCGCAGGGGAAGCCTACCTCCCTACCGAAATTTTTAGTCTAGAAGCATTAAGTAATCCTGTGAACTGGTTTATTTTAATCATTGGTGGGTTTCTTGTGGGCTTTGGAGCCCGCTATGCAGGAGGCTGTACCAGTGGTCATGCCATTTCAGGATTGAGTAATTTACAATTACCCTCGCTTATTGCAGTTATAGGTTTTTTTACAGGCGGCCTTATAATGATTCATTTTATTTATCCCCTAATTTTCGCATAA